One genomic region from Yersinia canariae encodes:
- a CDS encoding bifunctional 5-dehydro-2-deoxygluconokinase/5-dehydro-2-deoxyphosphogluconate aldolase, with protein MGTQHKVLDVICIGRIAVDFYGQQIGSRLEDTSTFAKYLGGSSGNVAYGTAIQGLKSGMLARVGDEHMGRFLREELQRVGADTRFLITDKQRLTALVILGIKDKETFPLIFYRENCADMALTPDDIDESYIASSRALAITGTHLSHPNTRAAVLRALDYAHKNGLRTALDIDYRPVLWGLTSLGDGETRFIESEKVTQQLQEVLHHFNLIVGTEEEFHIAGGSTDTLVALQNVRKATQATLVCKRGAQGCSVFEGEIPLSWEFVKLHSGVRVEVLNVLGAGDAFMSGLLRGYLNDESWDQACRYANACGALVVSRHGCAPAMPTKIELDDYLSHEHSVPYPDRDAHLNHLHRVTTRKQQWPELCVFAFDHRKQLADMAREAGVSEGRIPKLKTLLLQAAQQAAQESGLEHKSGILADTTYGQEALNTITGQGWWIGRPIELPSSRPLRLEHGNIGSQLIDWPLEHVVKCLVFYHPKDSEELRQQQDEVIVDVYRGCCKSGHELLLEVILPEDNKDKDERYYIETMAHFYELGIQPDWWKLPPLSAENWQQVGKLIETQDPYCRGVLILGLDSPEATLKVGFAAAAKAPWVKGFAVGRTIFGQASRHWLQGELSDAELIKQVKQNYQTLIGYWRDYRPVD; from the coding sequence ATGGGTACACAACACAAAGTGCTGGATGTCATATGTATCGGGCGAATCGCCGTCGATTTTTATGGGCAACAGATTGGTTCCCGGCTGGAAGATACCAGTACATTTGCCAAATACTTAGGAGGGTCATCAGGTAATGTCGCCTATGGTACGGCAATTCAAGGCTTGAAGTCAGGTATGTTGGCACGTGTCGGCGATGAGCATATGGGCCGATTTCTACGTGAGGAATTACAACGTGTTGGGGCCGATACCCGTTTCCTTATTACTGATAAGCAACGACTAACCGCTTTAGTTATTTTGGGCATTAAAGATAAAGAGACTTTTCCACTTATTTTTTACCGTGAAAACTGCGCAGATATGGCGCTAACACCGGATGATATTGACGAGTCTTATATCGCTTCATCACGAGCACTCGCTATCACGGGTACACACCTTTCGCACCCTAATACACGCGCAGCTGTATTGAGAGCATTAGATTATGCGCATAAGAATGGGCTACGAACAGCCCTGGATATTGATTATCGCCCGGTATTATGGGGGCTAACTTCACTGGGTGACGGTGAAACACGTTTTATTGAATCGGAAAAAGTGACTCAACAATTGCAAGAAGTCCTACACCATTTCAATTTAATTGTCGGCACCGAAGAAGAATTCCATATTGCCGGAGGTAGCACGGATACCCTGGTAGCCCTACAAAATGTACGTAAAGCAACACAAGCGACACTGGTCTGTAAGCGCGGAGCACAGGGTTGTTCAGTGTTCGAAGGAGAAATTCCCCTCAGTTGGGAGTTCGTCAAACTCCATTCTGGCGTTCGCGTAGAAGTGCTCAATGTATTGGGGGCCGGTGACGCCTTCATGTCTGGCTTGCTGCGCGGTTATCTTAATGATGAAAGCTGGGATCAAGCTTGTCGCTATGCTAATGCCTGTGGCGCACTTGTTGTTTCACGTCATGGCTGCGCACCTGCCATGCCGACCAAAATAGAATTAGACGATTACCTTAGCCACGAGCACTCCGTACCGTACCCTGATCGTGATGCCCACCTTAATCATTTGCATCGGGTGACAACCCGTAAACAGCAGTGGCCAGAACTGTGTGTTTTTGCTTTTGACCACCGCAAACAGCTGGCCGACATGGCCCGTGAGGCGGGAGTGAGTGAAGGCCGTATCCCTAAACTCAAAACTTTATTATTGCAGGCTGCACAACAAGCAGCTCAAGAATCTGGGCTGGAGCATAAAAGTGGCATTCTGGCAGACACGACTTACGGGCAGGAAGCACTCAATACCATTACTGGCCAAGGGTGGTGGATTGGCCGCCCAATTGAGTTGCCTAGTTCAAGGCCATTACGCCTTGAGCATGGCAATATTGGTTCCCAACTCATTGATTGGCCGCTGGAACATGTTGTGAAATGTTTAGTCTTTTATCATCCTAAAGACAGTGAGGAGCTACGCCAGCAGCAGGATGAAGTGATTGTTGATGTTTACCGCGGATGCTGTAAATCGGGGCATGAATTACTGTTAGAAGTCATTTTACCTGAAGACAATAAAGATAAAGATGAGCGTTATTACATCGAAACTATGGCTCATTTTTATGAGCTAGGTATTCAGCCAGATTGGTGGAAACTGCCCCCCCTTAGTGCAGAAAACTGGCAGCAAGTGGGTAAACTGATTGAAACCCAAGATCCCTATTGCAGAGGCGTATTAATTCTTGGATTAGATTCTCCAGAAGCTACATTAAAAGTAGGTTTTGCTGCGGCAGCAAAAGCTCCATGGGTTAAAGGTTTTGCTGTCGGCCGCACAATCTTCGGCCAGGCATCTCGGCATTGGTTGCAAGGTGAACTGAGTGATGCGGAATTAATCAAACAAGTGAAACAAAATTATCAAACACTAATAGGTTATTGGCGAGACTACCGCCCAGTAGACTGA
- a CDS encoding MurR/RpiR family transcriptional regulator — translation MNNPTQLSLLQDQIRHRYETLSKRLKQVARYILDNSNSIAFDTVASIAAQASVPPSTLIRFANAFGFSGFNEMKQVFRQHLMEETVNYTERARLFRQTSTDGNTAPEKPAEILNVFTMVNAQALQQLAVQTNAEQLDKAVELLNNAENIYVIGLRRSFSVASYLTYALRHLERRAFLIDGLGGMFAEQLSMVKPKDVVIAISYSPYAQEALELVELGAKSGAQQIAITDSQVSPLAAFSDVCFVVREAQVDGFRSQVASMCLAQTLAVSLALNNAKE, via the coding sequence ATGAATAACCCTACTCAACTATCATTGTTACAAGACCAGATTCGTCATCGTTATGAGACATTAAGCAAACGCTTAAAACAAGTTGCCCGTTATATATTGGATAACAGTAATAGCATTGCATTTGATACAGTTGCCTCCATTGCGGCTCAAGCTAGTGTGCCACCATCAACATTAATTCGGTTTGCAAATGCCTTCGGTTTCAGTGGTTTTAACGAAATGAAACAGGTATTTCGCCAACACTTGATGGAGGAAACGGTTAACTATACCGAACGTGCACGGTTATTCCGTCAAACCTCAACCGACGGCAACACTGCACCAGAGAAACCTGCTGAAATACTGAATGTATTCACAATGGTAAATGCGCAAGCTCTGCAACAACTGGCGGTGCAAACCAATGCAGAACAATTGGATAAAGCAGTTGAGTTGTTGAATAACGCTGAAAATATCTACGTGATTGGTTTGCGGCGCTCTTTCAGCGTTGCTTCTTACCTGACCTATGCATTGCGTCATTTAGAACGCAGAGCCTTTCTGATTGATGGGCTAGGTGGAATGTTCGCGGAACAATTGAGTATGGTAAAACCCAAAGACGTGGTTATTGCCATCAGTTATTCACCCTATGCACAAGAAGCATTAGAACTGGTTGAATTGGGTGCGAAAAGTGGTGCCCAGCAGATCGCCATTACTGATAGTCAGGTAAGCCCATTAGCGGCTTTCAGCGATGTCTGTTTTGTGGTGAGAGAAGCACAAGTTGATGGGTTCCGTTCCCAAGTGGCCTCTATGTGTTTGGCGCAAACATTGGCGGTTTCATTGGCGCTCAATAACGCAAAAGAGTAA
- the iolB gene encoding 5-deoxy-glucuronate isomerase, giving the protein MSSLLAKCQPSDADGRIQHISPENAGWRFVGFDVYHLIAGKTLVLDSADNELCLVLIAGVGSVSTRRAEYPHIGKRMSPFERIPPYSVYVPHHDHVKVVAETDLELAVCRAPSRGHLPSRLITPADVGVERRGKGRNQRLVHNILPDNKPADSLLVVEVYTDEGNTSSYPSHKHDQENATDETYLEETYYHRLNPEQGFCIQRVYTDDRSLDECMPVYNRDVVKVPKGYHPVATLAGYDSYYLNVMAGPVRLWKFTWEKDHAWINSDQYPIEKN; this is encoded by the coding sequence ATGTCGTCACTGCTTGCCAAATGTCAGCCATCGGATGCGGACGGGCGCATTCAGCATATTTCACCGGAGAACGCAGGATGGCGTTTTGTTGGGTTTGATGTTTACCACCTGATAGCTGGAAAAACGTTGGTTCTGGACAGTGCTGATAATGAACTTTGTCTTGTCTTGATAGCTGGAGTTGGCTCGGTATCAACACGGCGTGCTGAATATCCGCACATTGGCAAACGTATGAGCCCTTTCGAACGAATACCTCCTTATTCTGTTTATGTTCCACATCATGATCATGTGAAAGTTGTGGCAGAGACCGATTTAGAATTAGCCGTCTGCCGAGCCCCTAGCCGTGGCCATTTACCTTCCCGCCTGATAACACCGGCAGATGTGGGGGTGGAGCGGAGAGGTAAAGGGCGTAACCAGCGGTTAGTTCATAACATTTTACCTGACAATAAGCCCGCAGACAGTTTGCTGGTGGTTGAAGTTTATACCGATGAGGGGAACACCAGTTCTTACCCAAGTCATAAACATGATCAGGAAAATGCTACAGATGAAACTTATCTGGAAGAAACCTACTATCACCGATTAAATCCAGAACAAGGTTTTTGCATACAGCGGGTTTATACCGACGATCGCTCACTGGATGAATGTATGCCAGTTTACAATCGCGATGTTGTGAAGGTACCAAAGGGGTACCACCCAGTGGCAACATTGGCAGGCTATGACAGCTATTATTTAAATGTTATGGCGGGGCCTGTACGGTTATGGAAATTCACTTGGGAAAAAGATCATGCTTGGATCAATAGTGATCAATATCCGATAGAAAAAAACTAA